A DNA window from Stenotrophomonas sp. 57 contains the following coding sequences:
- a CDS encoding autotransporter serine protease encodes MERMMKVRSGLATALAVALTACGGGGGGSNIRVDPPPTTPPTPPPPTTPPPAKPQEPAFDAHLSVTNARAAQAAGLTGQGVRIGIVDSGVQRNAVALNGRVLANLNYIDPARNNLAVDDVVGHGTAVASLAAGAAVGSWPGGIAPGAQIVSARIISDKPPSDDGSGQGNAFSGPLGVAQVHQDLINYNVKVMNNSWGGLYWTDLPTTAQVAAEYRPFVINHRGLVVFAAGNDGRSEPSSLAALPSQKGVAGTLPAADLERGWLVATAVDPYTPGALASYANACGQAARYCLAAPGSAVYPDANGGSYYWNYGTSFAAPLVSGAAALVWQRFPYFNNDLVRQTLLGTAKDIGAPGVDPVFGYGLLDIGRAINGPGRFDWGDVVANVDAGSTNSMWSNDITGNGGLVKQGGGKLVLAGNNSYSGATRIERGILSLQNGGVIRSNVTILPQADPDSTGLQFNGGTPRVIGNVINGSSVFLTTGNTTGTIEGNYTQQAGAQLVIALGANALQVTGNATIDGGVRVHGFVSGYVPQNGTRQDLIHAAGGLNGTFSTPASSTGLQGLSLLQSSYGYDSNNAWLNVTQVSVTAAASGLGASAQAAAQRLEGAFAVLDGNPGLQGSPFGTAAGALQWAGGGQQGLADSLQSLSGQAHARAEAATFDSIDMSRRAIAERFDRVQATPRLRGSWQEALGEAGQGSFAGNSADSRGWMAGQDLPLGSNGLMGVAFGETRSNGGSSFGGDRGRDRQAQAQLYAGWSLGRGYALAQLGSGQFTRALDRQLLLGAGAYGVSSRYGGRFSSASVEGGYRLGRAGASLTPYLGASTTRVDTDAFNELGGFGFGLRGDATGVQRSQMLAGIRGERGWGRWTLRGHAEWQQRLDGGDADWQASFVGVDAWAPLAGWNAPRGSALIGVALESWWGRNGRLSVGFDQRVGGEGARQAALRYSTGF; translated from the coding sequence ATGGAACGCATGATGAAGGTGAGGTCCGGGCTGGCAACGGCGCTGGCGGTGGCACTGACGGCCTGTGGCGGCGGCGGGGGCGGCAGCAACATCCGTGTCGACCCGCCACCGACCACGCCGCCCACCCCGCCTCCGCCGACGACACCACCGCCGGCCAAGCCGCAGGAGCCGGCCTTCGATGCGCATCTTTCAGTCACCAACGCGCGTGCTGCTCAGGCGGCCGGCCTGACCGGGCAGGGCGTGCGCATCGGCATCGTCGATTCGGGCGTGCAGCGCAACGCGGTGGCGCTGAATGGACGGGTGCTCGCGAACCTGAACTACATCGATCCCGCCAGGAACAATCTGGCGGTCGACGACGTGGTCGGTCATGGCACCGCCGTGGCCAGCCTCGCCGCCGGTGCGGCGGTGGGATCGTGGCCGGGCGGCATCGCGCCGGGTGCGCAGATCGTCTCGGCGCGGATCATTTCCGACAAACCGCCGAGCGATGACGGCAGTGGCCAGGGCAATGCCTTCAGTGGGCCGCTGGGCGTGGCCCAGGTTCACCAGGACCTGATCAACTACAACGTGAAGGTGATGAACAATTCGTGGGGCGGCCTGTACTGGACCGACCTGCCGACCACCGCGCAGGTGGCCGCCGAATACCGGCCGTTCGTGATCAACCACCGTGGCCTGGTTGTCTTCGCTGCCGGCAACGATGGCCGCAGCGAGCCGAGCAGCCTGGCCGCGCTGCCCAGCCAGAAGGGCGTGGCCGGCACGCTGCCGGCGGCTGATCTGGAACGCGGCTGGCTGGTGGCCACGGCGGTGGATCCGTATACGCCGGGCGCATTGGCCAGCTATGCCAATGCCTGCGGCCAGGCGGCACGCTACTGCCTGGCAGCACCGGGCAGCGCGGTTTACCCGGATGCCAACGGTGGCAGCTACTACTGGAACTACGGCACCTCGTTCGCCGCGCCGCTGGTCTCCGGTGCGGCGGCGCTGGTCTGGCAACGTTTCCCCTACTTCAACAACGATCTGGTGCGGCAGACCCTGCTGGGCACCGCCAAGGACATCGGTGCGCCCGGGGTGGATCCGGTGTTCGGCTACGGCCTGCTCGACATCGGCCGCGCGATCAACGGACCCGGCCGCTTCGACTGGGGCGATGTGGTTGCCAACGTCGATGCCGGCTCGACCAACTCGATGTGGAGCAACGACATCACCGGCAACGGTGGCCTGGTCAAGCAGGGCGGGGGCAAGCTGGTACTGGCCGGCAACAACAGCTATTCCGGCGCCACCCGCATCGAGCGCGGCATCCTGTCGCTGCAGAACGGCGGCGTCATCCGCTCCAACGTGACGATCCTGCCCCAGGCCGACCCGGACTCCACCGGCCTGCAGTTCAATGGAGGCACGCCACGGGTGATCGGCAACGTGATCAACGGCAGCAGCGTGTTCCTCACCACCGGCAACACCACCGGCACCATCGAGGGCAACTACACCCAGCAAGCCGGTGCACAGCTGGTGATCGCGCTCGGTGCCAACGCGCTGCAGGTCACCGGCAACGCCACGATCGACGGTGGCGTGCGCGTACACGGCTTTGTGTCCGGCTACGTCCCGCAGAACGGCACGCGCCAGGACCTCATCCACGCCGCGGGGGGCCTGAACGGCACCTTCAGCACCCCGGCCAGCTCGACCGGTCTGCAGGGGCTGTCCCTGCTTCAGAGCAGCTATGGCTACGACAGCAACAACGCCTGGTTGAACGTGACCCAGGTCAGCGTCACCGCCGCGGCCAGTGGACTGGGCGCATCTGCGCAGGCGGCGGCGCAGCGTCTGGAAGGCGCATTCGCGGTGCTCGACGGCAACCCCGGCCTGCAGGGATCGCCCTTCGGTACGGCGGCCGGCGCGCTGCAGTGGGCCGGCGGGGGCCAGCAGGGCCTGGCGGACAGTCTGCAGAGCCTGTCCGGACAGGCGCATGCGCGTGCCGAGGCCGCCACGTTCGACAGCATCGACATGTCGCGGCGTGCGATTGCCGAGCGCTTCGATCGCGTACAGGCCACGCCACGGCTGCGCGGCAGCTGGCAGGAGGCGCTGGGCGAAGCCGGGCAGGGCAGCTTCGCCGGCAACAGCGCCGACAGCCGTGGCTGGATGGCCGGCCAGGACCTGCCATTGGGCAGCAACGGCCTGATGGGCGTGGCCTTCGGCGAGACCCGCAGCAATGGAGGCAGCAGCTTCGGTGGTGATCGCGGGCGTGATCGTCAGGCACAGGCGCAGCTGTACGCCGGATGGAGCCTGGGGCGTGGCTATGCGCTGGCCCAGCTCGGCAGTGGCCAGTTCACCCGCGCGCTGGATCGCCAGCTGCTGCTGGGCGCAGGCGCGTACGGCGTTTCTTCGCGCTATGGCGGTCGTTTCAGCAGTGCCAGCGTCGAAGGCGGATATCGCCTGGGCCGCGCCGGCGCTTCATTGACCCCCTACCTGGGCGCCAGCACCACGCGTGTCGATACCGATGCCTTCAATGAACTGGGCGGTTTCGGCTTCGGCCTGCGGGGAGATGCCACCGGCGTGCAGCGCAGCCAGATGCTGGCCGGCATCCGGGGGGAGCGTGGCTGGGGGCGTTGGACGCTGCGTGGACATGCCGAGTGGCAGCAGCGGCTGGACGGCGGTGACGCCGATTGGCAGGCCAGCTTTGTCGGCGTGGATGCCTGGGCGCCACTGGCAGGCTGGAATGCGCCGCGCGGCAGTGCGTTGATCGGCGTGGCGCTGGAATCGTGGTGGGGCCGCAATGGCCGCCTGAGCGTCGGCTTCGACCAGCGCGTCGGTGGCGAGGGCGCGCGGCAGGCCGCGTTGCGCTACAGCACCGGGTTCTGA
- a CDS encoding thiolase family protein — MSNIVIAAAKRTAIGSFLGQFNGVPTPTLGAAAIAAALEQSGVPASDVSEVLMGCVLPANLGQAPARQAAIAAGIPLSTGATTLNKVCGSGMKTIMLGHDLIKAGSARVVVAGGMESMSNAPHMLPNSRTGNRFGNFQAVDHMAHDGLVNAYDGKAMGEFAECAVDKYKFSREEQDAYAIESVRRAQAAQANGAFADEIVAVKVATRKGEVEVATDEQPGRSDIAKIPTLRPAFKKDGSVTAASSSSISDGAAAVVLLTEEDAAARGITPLARIVGHATHSQEPEWFTTAPIGALHTLLAKTGWSLDQVDLFEINEAFAVVAMAPMRELGIPHDKLNVNGGACALGHPIGASGARLVVTLVNALRTRGGKRGIATLCIGGGEATAIAIELI, encoded by the coding sequence ATGTCCAACATCGTCATCGCCGCCGCCAAGCGCACCGCCATCGGCTCCTTCCTCGGCCAGTTCAACGGCGTGCCCACCCCCACCCTCGGCGCGGCCGCCATCGCCGCCGCCCTGGAACAATCGGGTGTGCCGGCCAGCGACGTTTCCGAAGTCCTGATGGGCTGCGTGCTGCCGGCCAACCTCGGCCAGGCGCCCGCCCGCCAGGCCGCGATCGCCGCCGGCATTCCGCTGTCGACCGGTGCCACCACGCTGAACAAGGTGTGCGGCTCGGGCATGAAGACCATCATGCTCGGGCATGACCTGATCAAGGCCGGTTCGGCCAGGGTCGTGGTCGCCGGCGGCATGGAATCGATGTCCAACGCCCCGCACATGCTGCCCAATTCGCGCACCGGCAACCGCTTCGGCAACTTCCAGGCGGTCGACCACATGGCCCACGATGGCCTGGTCAATGCCTATGACGGCAAGGCCATGGGCGAATTCGCCGAGTGCGCGGTGGACAAGTACAAGTTCAGCCGCGAAGAGCAGGACGCCTACGCCATCGAGTCGGTCAGGCGCGCGCAGGCGGCGCAGGCCAACGGTGCGTTCGCCGACGAGATCGTTGCGGTGAAGGTCGCCACCCGCAAGGGCGAGGTCGAGGTCGCCACCGACGAGCAGCCGGGCCGTTCCGACATCGCCAAGATCCCGACCCTGCGTCCGGCCTTCAAGAAGGACGGCAGCGTGACCGCAGCCAGCTCTTCCAGCATTTCCGACGGCGCCGCCGCGGTGGTCCTGCTGACCGAGGAAGATGCGGCCGCGCGTGGCATCACCCCGCTGGCGCGCATCGTTGGCCATGCCACCCATTCGCAGGAACCGGAATGGTTCACCACCGCCCCGATCGGCGCGCTGCACACGCTGCTGGCCAAGACCGGCTGGTCGCTCGACCAGGTCGACCTGTTCGAAATCAACGAAGCCTTTGCCGTGGTCGCGATGGCACCGATGCGCGAACTGGGCATCCCGCACGACAAGCTCAACGTGAATGGTGGCGCCTGCGCGCTGGGTCATCCGATCGGTGCATCCGGTGCACGGCTGGTGGTGACCCTGGTCAATGCCCTGCGCACGCGCGGTGGCAAGCGCGGCATTGCCACCCTCTGCATCGGCGGCGGCGAAGCAACTGCAATTGCCATCGAGTTGATTTAA
- a CDS encoding acyl-CoA dehydrogenase family protein: MSGPSFSSSAPFETHVVLNQPPPFAGRQLWTDDVALMEAVQREGAGAFAPRLAVYGALAGDELYRLGFDANRDRPRLRTHDAQGHRIDTVEFHPAYHQLMGAAKQHGVAGLSWHEPQPGAHVARAALSYLHHQAEAGTSCPLTMTHAAVAVLQSQPHLAEWARKAAAPVYDPRDVPATDKTGITLGMGMTEKQGGSDVRANSTRAEPIDGERYRLVGHKWFFSAPMCDGFLVLAQAPGGLTCLLMPRRLADGDRNAFRLMRLKDKLGDWANASSEVEFCGAQAWRVGEEGRGVATIIGMVMMTRLDCMLGAAAEMRMALAQALHHARHRRTFGKLLVEHALMANVLADLALESEAATVLAMRIARAVDRAGMDANEAALARLGTALGKYWLCKRAPAFVNEAQECLGGAGYVEESMLPRLYRQAPLNSIWEGSGNIQCLDVLRALAREPEAMAALRGELAAVADRDARYAAALQRWAAAPPPEEAQARQFCERTALLLQAALLLHARSPMAEAFVRSRLDGEHGLAFGTLPAGLDLSAMLVRALP, translated from the coding sequence ATGAGTGGACCCAGCTTCAGCAGCAGCGCGCCGTTTGAAACCCACGTGGTGCTGAACCAGCCGCCACCGTTCGCGGGCCGCCAGCTGTGGACCGACGACGTGGCGTTGATGGAGGCGGTGCAGCGCGAGGGGGCCGGAGCCTTTGCGCCACGCCTGGCCGTGTACGGGGCCCTGGCCGGCGACGAGTTGTACCGGCTCGGCTTCGACGCCAACCGTGATCGCCCGCGGCTGCGCACGCACGATGCGCAGGGCCATCGCATCGACACGGTGGAGTTCCACCCTGCGTACCACCAGCTGATGGGCGCCGCGAAGCAGCATGGCGTGGCGGGATTGTCCTGGCACGAGCCGCAGCCTGGCGCGCACGTGGCGCGTGCGGCACTGAGCTATCTGCATCACCAGGCCGAAGCCGGCACCAGTTGCCCCTTGACCATGACCCATGCGGCAGTGGCGGTGCTGCAGTCGCAGCCGCACCTGGCCGAATGGGCGCGCAAGGCGGCCGCGCCGGTCTACGACCCACGCGATGTGCCGGCAACCGACAAGACCGGCATCACCCTGGGCATGGGCATGACCGAGAAGCAGGGCGGTTCGGACGTGCGCGCCAACAGCACGCGCGCCGAACCGATCGATGGCGAGCGCTATCGCCTGGTGGGCCACAAGTGGTTCTTTTCCGCGCCGATGTGCGATGGCTTCCTGGTGCTGGCGCAGGCACCCGGCGGACTGACCTGCCTGCTGATGCCGCGCCGGCTGGCCGATGGCGACCGCAATGCGTTCCGGCTGATGCGGCTGAAGGACAAGCTGGGCGATTGGGCCAATGCGTCCAGCGAGGTCGAGTTCTGTGGCGCGCAGGCCTGGCGCGTGGGCGAGGAGGGACGCGGCGTGGCCACCATCATCGGCATGGTGATGATGACCCGCCTGGACTGCATGCTCGGTGCGGCGGCGGAGATGCGCATGGCGCTGGCGCAGGCGTTGCACCATGCGCGCCACCGGCGCACGTTCGGCAAGCTGCTGGTGGAGCATGCGCTGATGGCCAACGTACTGGCTGATCTGGCGCTGGAGTCGGAAGCGGCCACGGTGCTGGCCATGCGCATCGCGCGTGCGGTGGACCGTGCCGGCATGGATGCCAACGAAGCCGCGTTGGCACGATTGGGGACGGCACTGGGCAAGTACTGGCTGTGCAAGCGCGCGCCGGCGTTCGTCAACGAAGCGCAGGAATGCCTGGGTGGCGCAGGCTATGTGGAGGAGTCGATGCTGCCGCGGCTGTACCGCCAGGCGCCATTGAATTCGATCTGGGAGGGCAGCGGCAACATCCAGTGCCTGGACGTTCTGCGCGCGCTGGCGCGTGAGCCGGAGGCGATGGCGGCGCTGCGCGGTGAGTTGGCGGCGGTGGCCGATCGCGATGCGCGCTATGCAGCGGCATTGCAGCGCTGGGCAGCGGCGCCACCGCCGGAGGAGGCGCAGGCGCGGCAGTTCTGCGAGCGCACTGCGCTGCTGCTGCAGGCGGCACTGCTGCTGCATGCGCGCAGTCCGATGGCGGAGGCGTTCGTGCGCAGCCGGCTGGACGGTGAACATGGGCTGGCATTCGGGACGTTGCCGGCCGGGTTGGATCTGTCGGCGATGCTGGTGCGTGCGCTGCCGTAG
- a CDS encoding ligase-associated DNA damage response exonuclease, which produces MAGNDDLVVLRPEGLYCAAGDFHIDPWRPVPRAVITHGHGDHARPGMGEYHCSEGSLPILRWRLGDVPVQVHAEGVPFRLGQVQVSLHPAGHVLGSSQVRIDDGGQVWVASGDYKRQPDPTCTPFEVVPCDTFITEATFALPIYRWPDTPAVAAEIVAWRRECEQRGEAAILLCYALGKAQRVLGELLPLDDRPAWLHGAIANGVAVYRQASIPMLETLTVAEQGRQPDAAGQLILAPPSAAGTPWMRRFGRHQLGFASGWMQLRGNRRRRNVDRGFVISDHADWPALLQTIEQTGARRVIATHGNTDALIPFLRERGVAAEAFRTDFGSEE; this is translated from the coding sequence ATGGCAGGCAATGATGATCTGGTGGTGCTGCGCCCGGAAGGGCTGTACTGCGCAGCTGGCGATTTCCATATCGATCCGTGGCGCCCTGTTCCGCGCGCGGTCATCACCCATGGCCACGGCGACCACGCGCGCCCGGGCATGGGCGAGTACCACTGCAGCGAAGGCAGCCTGCCCATCCTGCGCTGGCGGCTGGGCGATGTGCCGGTGCAGGTGCATGCCGAGGGCGTGCCCTTCCGGCTGGGACAGGTGCAGGTATCGCTGCATCCTGCCGGTCATGTGCTCGGCTCGTCGCAGGTGCGCATCGACGATGGCGGACAGGTCTGGGTGGCATCCGGCGACTACAAGCGCCAACCGGACCCGACCTGCACACCCTTCGAAGTGGTGCCCTGCGACACGTTCATCACCGAAGCGACGTTCGCCCTGCCGATCTACCGCTGGCCGGACACGCCTGCGGTGGCTGCGGAAATCGTGGCGTGGCGCCGCGAATGCGAGCAACGTGGCGAAGCGGCGATCCTGCTGTGCTATGCACTCGGCAAGGCGCAGCGGGTGCTGGGCGAGCTGTTGCCACTGGACGACCGCCCAGCCTGGCTGCATGGCGCCATCGCCAACGGCGTGGCGGTGTACCGGCAGGCCAGCATTCCGATGCTGGAAACGCTCACCGTTGCCGAGCAGGGGCGCCAACCCGATGCCGCAGGCCAGCTGATCCTCGCCCCTCCTTCGGCGGCCGGCACGCCCTGGATGCGCCGCTTCGGCCGCCATCAGCTCGGCTTCGCCTCGGGCTGGATGCAGCTGCGCGGCAATCGGCGGCGACGCAACGTCGACCGTGGCTTCGTCATTTCCGATCACGCTGATTGGCCCGCGCTGCTGCAGACCATTGAGCAGACCGGCGCACGGCGGGTCATCGCCACCCATGGCAATACCGATGCGTTGATCCCGTTCCTGCGCGAGCGCGGCGTGGCGGCTGAAGCCTTCCGCACCGATTTCGGGAGCGAGGAATGA
- a CDS encoding ATP-dependent DNA ligase has product MKSFAALYQRLDRSTATLDKRAALVDYFRQARAHDAAWALYLLSGGKVGGARRKIAASGELRAWVSEESGLPPWLVEDSYAQVGDLAETLTLLLDDPAQVAPDRPLADWIEQHLLAVANRPEEERRAAVLAGWRQLPASERLVFNKLLTGALRVGVSQRLVQQALAEWSGLDIARIAQRMLGEWVPSPGVLSQLLSPGELPSDRQQPYPFFLASPLEGDPAERLGPIDDWLLEWKWDGIRLQLLRRRGEVALWSRGEERLDGRFPEIEHAALALPEGCVLDGELLAWDEAGNLPRAFTALQTRIQRRKPGAATLRNTPVRVLAYDLLERNSEDLRGLPLQQRRAQLAEVIGALDDARIQLSPDVAADDWPQAAAMRDVARERGVEGLMLKRRTSSYQSGRRRGDWWKWKVDPLTLDAVLLYAQAGHGRRSTLYTDYTFGVWDGDTLVPVAKAYSGLDDKDILALDRWIRANTRERFGPVRSVRAEQVFELGFEAVNRSSRHKSGIAVRFPRILRWRHDKPASEADQLAALQALAR; this is encoded by the coding sequence ATGAAGAGCTTCGCCGCGCTCTACCAGCGTCTGGACCGCAGCACCGCCACGCTGGACAAGCGTGCGGCGCTGGTCGACTACTTCCGCCAGGCGCGCGCGCATGACGCGGCCTGGGCGCTGTACCTGCTCAGCGGCGGCAAGGTGGGCGGCGCACGCCGGAAGATCGCCGCCAGCGGCGAACTGCGCGCGTGGGTGAGCGAGGAATCGGGCCTGCCGCCATGGCTGGTGGAGGACAGCTATGCGCAGGTGGGCGACCTGGCCGAAACGTTGACCCTGCTGCTGGATGATCCGGCGCAGGTTGCCCCCGACCGCCCGCTGGCCGACTGGATCGAACAGCACCTGCTGGCCGTCGCCAACCGGCCCGAGGAGGAACGCCGGGCCGCCGTGCTCGCGGGGTGGCGACAATTGCCGGCCAGCGAACGCCTGGTGTTCAACAAGCTGCTGACAGGCGCCCTGCGGGTGGGTGTCTCGCAACGCCTGGTACAGCAGGCACTGGCCGAATGGTCCGGCCTGGACATCGCACGCATTGCCCAGCGCATGCTCGGCGAGTGGGTGCCCTCGCCGGGCGTGCTGTCCCAGCTGTTGTCGCCGGGCGAGCTGCCATCGGACCGGCAGCAGCCCTACCCGTTCTTCCTCGCCTCGCCGCTCGAAGGCGATCCGGCCGAGCGCCTCGGGCCCATCGACGACTGGCTGCTGGAGTGGAAATGGGACGGCATCCGCCTGCAGCTGCTGCGCCGCCGTGGCGAGGTGGCGCTGTGGTCGCGCGGCGAGGAACGACTGGATGGCCGCTTTCCCGAGATCGAGCACGCAGCGCTGGCGCTGCCGGAGGGCTGCGTGCTGGACGGTGAGCTGCTGGCGTGGGACGAAGCAGGCAACCTGCCGCGCGCGTTCACTGCACTGCAGACCCGCATCCAGCGCCGCAAGCCGGGCGCGGCGACGTTGCGCAATACGCCGGTGCGCGTACTGGCGTACGATCTGCTGGAACGCAACAGCGAGGATCTGCGCGGGCTGCCGCTTCAGCAACGGCGTGCACAGTTGGCCGAGGTCATCGGTGCGCTGGATGATGCGCGGATCCAGCTTTCGCCCGACGTCGCAGCAGACGACTGGCCGCAGGCCGCCGCGATGCGCGATGTTGCACGCGAACGCGGCGTGGAGGGGTTGATGCTGAAACGGCGCACGTCCTCCTACCAGAGCGGACGCCGCCGCGGCGACTGGTGGAAATGGAAGGTCGATCCGCTCACCCTCGATGCGGTGCTGCTGTACGCCCAGGCCGGCCATGGGCGGCGCAGCACGCTGTACACCGACTACACCTTCGGGGTCTGGGACGGCGACACGCTGGTGCCGGTCGCCAAGGCCTACTCGGGCCTGGATGACAAGGATATCCTCGCGCTCGACCGCTGGATCCGCGCCAATACCCGCGAGCGCTTCGGCCCGGTGCGCAGCGTGCGTGCCGAGCAGGTGTTTGAGCTGGGCTTCGAGGCGGTCAACCGCAGCTCACGGCACAAGTCGGGCATCGCCGTGCGCTTTCCACGCATCCTGCGCTGGCGCCACGACAAGCCGGCCAGCGAAGCCGACCAGCTCGCCGCCCTGCAGGCCCTGGCGCGATGA
- a CDS encoding ligase-associated DNA damage response DEXH box helicase, with product MTRSQALRRLEDWFAGRGWRSLPFQRAMWRHYLAGESGLLHTPTGSGKTLAMFGGPLLQAMIDPPPPLRRASAVRPLQVLWVTPLRALASDTARALQTVVDGLGLGWRVGLRSGDASSRERRQAREGRVDVLVTTPESLALLLSYPDTLPRMRQLRCVVVDEWHELLGNKRGVLLQLNLAVLREAAPSLQLWGLSATLGNLPQARDVLLPDQPDAPIVQGVRPRAISVRSLLPEPGERFPWAGHLGLAQLSRVLDALMQARSSLLFTNTRAQAELWHQALAAVWPEAPDTLALHHGSLDPALRQQVEDGLRAGTLRCVVATSSLDLGVDFPEVDQVLQLGSPKGVARLRQRAGRARHRPGARGAILCIPSHALELAEYAAVRRALAEGVVEARRPPTLSLDVLAQHAVSRALAGGFDGDALLAQVRRTHAFASLGDASWQAVLTFIVQGGQALAQYPDFHKVVRDADGCYRMHDRRQALRHRLSIGTISSDGSVRVQFLRGGGLGAVEEQFASRLRRGDRFQFAGRLLELVQLRDMTAFVRLARGRGDGVVPRWQGGQLPLSMALGRELEAVLSGRDDSAESRWLAPLLALQARLSARPGADHLLLEDVRRRDGQFLFVYPFAGRHLHEALAALLALRCTRQQRNSIGYAVNDHGLVLAPAQTIDLDAAQWRALFSNDQLLDDLRAAVNLGELARRQFRGIARVAGLLVPSLPGGMPRSLRQLQASAGLLYDVLREHDPDHLLLALAEREVLYDSLDLPGLQQVLERIGTQRLSVQRPSSLTPLGFPLWAERLRGQFSNEDWRTRVQRAAQQLERRHGR from the coding sequence ATGACGCGCAGCCAGGCGCTGCGCCGGCTGGAAGACTGGTTCGCCGGTCGCGGCTGGCGTTCGCTGCCGTTCCAGCGCGCGATGTGGCGTCACTATCTCGCTGGCGAATCCGGCTTGCTGCATACGCCTACGGGCAGCGGCAAGACACTGGCGATGTTCGGTGGGCCGCTGCTGCAGGCGATGATCGATCCGCCACCGCCACTCCGCCGCGCCAGTGCAGTGCGGCCACTGCAGGTGCTGTGGGTGACGCCGCTGCGCGCACTGGCCAGCGACACCGCGCGCGCGCTGCAGACGGTGGTCGATGGACTGGGGCTGGGCTGGCGGGTCGGCCTGCGCAGCGGCGATGCCAGCAGCCGCGAGCGACGACAGGCACGCGAGGGCCGCGTCGACGTGCTGGTGACCACGCCGGAATCGCTGGCGCTGCTGCTGAGCTATCCCGATACGCTGCCCCGCATGCGCCAGCTCCGCTGTGTAGTGGTGGACGAATGGCACGAACTGCTGGGCAACAAGCGTGGGGTGCTGCTGCAGTTGAACCTGGCCGTGCTGCGCGAAGCCGCCCCTTCGTTGCAGCTGTGGGGCCTGTCGGCCACGCTGGGCAATCTGCCCCAGGCCCGCGACGTGCTGCTGCCTGACCAGCCGGATGCACCGATCGTGCAGGGCGTTCGCCCGCGCGCGATCAGCGTGCGCAGCCTGCTGCCGGAACCCGGCGAACGTTTTCCGTGGGCCGGGCACCTGGGGCTGGCACAGCTGTCGCGCGTGCTGGATGCGCTGATGCAGGCGCGCAGCAGCCTGCTGTTCACCAATACCCGGGCGCAGGCCGAACTGTGGCACCAGGCATTGGCGGCGGTCTGGCCGGAAGCCCCCGATACGCTGGCACTGCATCACGGCTCGCTGGACCCGGCACTGCGCCAACAGGTGGAGGACGGCCTGCGCGCGGGCACGCTGCGTTGCGTCGTCGCCACGTCCAGCCTCGACCTGGGCGTCGACTTCCCGGAGGTCGACCAGGTGCTGCAGCTGGGTAGCCCGAAGGGCGTTGCCCGGCTGCGCCAGCGTGCCGGGCGTGCACGCCACCGCCCCGGCGCCCGCGGCGCCATCCTGTGCATCCCCAGCCATGCGCTGGAGCTGGCCGAGTACGCCGCCGTGCGCCGTGCACTGGCCGAAGGCGTGGTCGAAGCACGCAGGCCGCCGACGCTGTCGCTGGATGTGCTGGCCCAACATGCGGTCAGCCGCGCACTGGCCGGCGGCTTCGACGGTGACGCGCTGCTGGCGCAGGTGCGGCGTACGCATGCCTTCGCGTCGCTCGGCGATGCCTCATGGCAGGCCGTGCTGACGTTCATCGTGCAAGGCGGCCAGGCCCTGGCCCAGTACCCCGATTTCCACAAAGTCGTGCGTGACGCCGATGGCTGCTACCGCATGCACGATCGTCGGCAGGCGCTGCGGCACCGGTTGTCGATCGGAACCATCAGCAGCGATGGCAGCGTGCGCGTGCAGTTCCTGCGTGGAGGCGGCCTGGGCGCAGTGGAAGAACAGTTCGCCAGCCGCCTGCGTCGCGGCGACCGCTTCCAGTTCGCAGGGCGCCTGCTGGAACTGGTGCAGCTGCGCGACATGACTGCGTTCGTGCGGCTGGCACGCGGGCGCGGTGACGGTGTGGTGCCGCGCTGGCAAGGGGGCCAGCTGCCGTTGTCGATGGCGCTCGGCCGCGAACTGGAAGCGGTACTGTCCGGTCGCGATGACAGCGCGGAATCACGCTGGCTGGCGCCCCTGCTGGCACTGCAGGCACGCCTGTCCGCACGCCCCGGTGCGGATCATCTGCTGCTGGAAGACGTGAGGCGCCGCGACGGCCAGTTCCTGTTCGTCTATCCCTTTGCCGGCCGCCACTTGCACGAAGCGTTGGCGGCACTGTTGGCGCTGCGCTGCACCCGCCAGCAACGCAACAGCATCGGCTATGCGGTGAACGATCACGGCCTGGTGCTGGCACCGGCGCAGACCATCGATCTGGATGCGGCGCAGTGGCGCGCGTTGTTCAGCAACGACCAGTTGCTGGATGATCTGCGCGCGGCGGTGAACCTGGGCGAGCTGGCGCGACGCCAGTTCCGTGGCATCGCGCGCGTGGCGGGCCTGCTGGTACCCAGCCTGCCCGGAGGCATGCCACGGTCACTGCGCCAGCTGCAGGCGTCCGCAGGCCTGCTGTACGACGTGCTGCGCGAACACGATCCGGATCACCTGCTGCTGGCGCTGGCGGAACGTGAAGTGCTGTACGACAGCCTCGACCTGCCGGGCCTGCAGCAGGTACTGGAGCGCATCGGCACGCAACGGTTGTCGGTGCAGCGCCCTTCCTCACTCACGCCACTGGGCTTTCCACTGTGGGCCGAACGCCTGCGCGGCCAGTTCAGCAACGAAGACTGGCGTACACGCGTACAACGCGCGGCGCAGCAGCTGGAGCGCCGCCATGGCCGATGA